A single region of the Mycobacterium lentiflavum genome encodes:
- the efeU gene encoding iron uptake transporter permease EfeU encodes MQGVFGVFLGTFLIGLREGLEATLIVSIVAAFLKRNGQATRPMFGGVALAVLISVAVGVGLDLFSATLPQAQQEMMETVINAIAVVFVTSMIIWMNRNSMRLKGELEREAQQALNRGGSLALVAMAFLAVLKEGFETSVFLLAAAQTSHGNRWFAVLGGAVGLGVSILLGVGLYFGGLKLNLGRFFRITGVFLVLIAAGLVLGALRTAHEAGWVTIGQQQVLDFSAWIPSQSVLGALLAGVFGIPTDPRLIEVLGWLLYAVPVLVAFLWPARLAATPRARCRLQLAAAAVLVIVAAMLATMTPADSSSPSALPRTVTDHSGRTARVSITTGPHGRELTVAADDTSTVRRIPLIPADDQTVDGLPVQAWQASEPAGADGAPAVTLDQLRNMAGGRLPVGLAAGRTPGPFVGQWATTTVYTVLAQGDSVISAQATSNRTAILTGGGLTGAKTVSLGGLPTDWSTTAAEDQSTAGQIAAGTQKHAERQLWLVWLPLVLACFALACALGAIISMRSDARAEQERKTSDSESHRPGKVAVS; translated from the coding sequence ATGCAAGGCGTATTCGGCGTTTTCCTCGGCACATTCCTCATTGGCCTGCGCGAAGGCCTGGAGGCGACGCTCATCGTGAGCATCGTCGCGGCCTTCCTCAAGCGAAATGGGCAGGCGACCCGTCCGATGTTTGGCGGCGTGGCCTTGGCGGTGCTGATCAGCGTTGCGGTCGGCGTCGGTCTGGATCTGTTCTCGGCGACACTTCCACAGGCCCAGCAGGAGATGATGGAGACGGTCATCAACGCCATTGCCGTGGTGTTTGTGACCTCGATGATCATCTGGATGAACCGCAATTCCATGCGGCTCAAGGGCGAACTCGAGCGCGAAGCTCAACAGGCGCTCAACCGTGGTGGGTCACTTGCGCTCGTCGCCATGGCGTTCCTGGCCGTCCTCAAGGAAGGCTTCGAGACGTCGGTGTTCCTGCTGGCGGCCGCACAGACGTCGCACGGCAACCGGTGGTTCGCCGTGCTGGGCGGCGCGGTCGGGCTCGGGGTGTCGATACTGCTGGGTGTCGGTCTGTACTTCGGCGGTCTGAAGCTCAATCTCGGCCGCTTCTTCCGAATCACCGGGGTGTTCCTGGTGCTGATCGCCGCCGGGCTGGTGCTGGGCGCGCTGCGTACCGCACACGAGGCGGGCTGGGTGACCATCGGCCAGCAGCAGGTGCTCGATTTCTCGGCCTGGATACCGAGCCAGTCCGTGCTGGGCGCGTTGCTCGCCGGCGTGTTCGGCATCCCCACCGACCCTCGCCTCATCGAGGTGCTGGGCTGGCTGCTATACGCGGTGCCCGTGCTCGTCGCCTTCCTTTGGCCTGCGCGCCTGGCGGCGACGCCGCGAGCCCGCTGCCGGCTGCAGCTGGCAGCCGCGGCGGTGCTGGTCATCGTCGCGGCGATGCTGGCGACCATGACGCCCGCCGATAGCTCGTCGCCGAGCGCGCTGCCGCGCACCGTCACTGACCACTCCGGCCGCACCGCCCGGGTGTCGATCACGACCGGCCCGCACGGACGTGAGCTGACCGTCGCCGCCGACGACACCTCGACCGTCCGCCGCATCCCGCTGATCCCGGCGGACGACCAAACCGTGGACGGTTTGCCGGTCCAGGCATGGCAGGCTTCAGAACCCGCCGGCGCCGATGGTGCGCCGGCGGTCACGCTGGATCAATTGCGAAACATGGCGGGGGGCCGGCTGCCGGTCGGTCTGGCGGCCGGCCGCACCCCGGGGCCGTTTGTGGGGCAGTGGGCAACGACTACGGTGTATACCGTTCTCGCGCAAGGTGATTCCGTCATCAGTGCGCAAGCGACGAGCAACCGCACGGCGATCTTGACCGGCGGTGGGCTGACCGGGGCTAAGACCGTCAGCCTTGGTGGGCTACCGACGGACTGGTCGACCACCGCCGCCGAAGACCAGTCGACCGCCGGGCAGATCGCCGCCGGCACCCAGAAACACGCCGAGCGACAGCTATGGCTGGTCTGGCTTCCGTTGGTACTAGCCTGCTTTGCGCTGGCTTGTGCCCTTGGCGCCATAATCTCGATGCGCAGTGACGCGCGAGCCGAACAGGAGAGGAAAACGAGTGATAGCGAATCGCACCGCCCGGGCAAGGTCGCGGTCTCGTGA
- a CDS encoding DUF3097 domain-containing protein, which yields MMDRYGTDVLAAGRRKPRSTEHPADLGLVVEDVETGYVGAVVRVEYGRIDLEDRHGHVRGFPLGPGYLLEGRPVILTEPRRAVPAAASRTASGSVAVSGARARVARASRIYVEGRHDAELIAQVWGEDLRIEGVVVEQLGGVDDLVDIVAEFAPGPGRRLGVLVDHLVTGSKEARIAEAVRRSPGGPDTLVVGHPYVDIWQAVKPQRLGLTAWPEVPRHIDWKHGACQALRLPHASQADIARAWQRIRSRVRDWNDLEPALISRVEELIDFVTEPGR from the coding sequence GTGATGGATCGCTACGGAACGGACGTGCTGGCCGCCGGTCGGCGCAAGCCGCGCTCGACCGAACACCCCGCTGACCTGGGACTTGTTGTCGAGGATGTCGAGACCGGTTACGTCGGTGCGGTGGTGCGGGTCGAGTACGGGCGCATCGACCTGGAAGATCGGCATGGCCACGTCCGTGGCTTTCCGCTGGGGCCCGGATACCTGCTGGAGGGGCGTCCGGTGATCCTCACCGAGCCGCGCCGCGCCGTACCGGCCGCCGCGAGCCGTACCGCCTCGGGCTCCGTCGCGGTATCGGGCGCGCGCGCTCGAGTCGCGCGCGCCAGCCGGATCTACGTCGAAGGCCGTCACGATGCCGAACTCATTGCCCAGGTCTGGGGCGAGGACCTGCGTATCGAAGGTGTCGTCGTCGAGCAACTCGGTGGCGTCGACGATTTGGTGGACATCGTGGCAGAGTTCGCTCCCGGTCCGGGGCGACGGCTCGGTGTTCTCGTCGATCACCTCGTCACGGGTTCGAAAGAGGCACGGATTGCCGAGGCGGTGCGCCGGAGTCCCGGCGGGCCCGACACGCTGGTCGTCGGCCACCCTTACGTCGACATCTGGCAGGCGGTGAAGCCGCAGCGGCTCGGCCTGACGGCCTGGCCCGAGGTGCCCCGGCACATCGACTGGAAGCACGGCGCGTGCCAGGCGCTTCGATTGCCGCACGCTAGCCAGGCCGACATCGCCCGGGCGTGGCAGCGCATCCGGTCGCGTGTGCGCGACTGGAACGACCTGGAACCCGCGCTGATCAGTAGAGTCGAAGAACTCATCGACTTCGTGACCGAGCCTGGTCGCTGA
- a CDS encoding DUF3349 domain-containing protein produces the protein MGIAGLVSKAVAFLRAGYPTGAPDRGYVPLLALLRRRVTDDEITTITSEFMARKAGPVRTVDVGVAIFRITNEMPSLDDIARVEQRLDAIGCARR, from the coding sequence ATGGGGATTGCCGGCCTGGTATCGAAGGCTGTCGCGTTTCTGCGCGCCGGCTACCCGACCGGGGCGCCGGACCGCGGCTACGTGCCGCTGCTGGCCCTGCTGCGCCGTCGCGTCACCGATGACGAAATCACGACCATCACAAGTGAATTCATGGCACGCAAAGCGGGGCCGGTCCGCACCGTCGATGTCGGAGTCGCTATCTTTCGGATCACGAATGAGATGCCCTCGCTGGACGACATCGCGCGCGTCGAGCAAAGACTCGATGCGATCGGGTGCGCACGGCGTTAA
- a CDS encoding patatin-like phospholipase family protein, with translation MSRAPVDLVCQGGGVRGIGLVGAVDALAAAGYRFPRVAGASAGAIVASLVAALQAAGEPLARLAEIMRSLDYRKFLDRNLIGHVPLIGGGLSLLVSDGVYRGAYLEHLLAGLLADLGVRTFGDLRTGEEPEQFAWSLVVTASDLSRRRLVRIPWDLDLYGIDPNDFSVARAVHASAAIPYVFEPVRVAGATWVDGGLLSSFPVELFDRAQPRWPTFGIRLSARPGIAPTHPVHGPVSLGIAAIETLVSNQDNAYIDDPCTVRRTIFVPADEVSPIDFDITAAQRDALYQRGLVAGQEFLKTWNYADYLAACGGPVAQD, from the coding sequence ATGAGCAGGGCGCCCGTTGATCTGGTTTGTCAGGGCGGCGGCGTCCGGGGTATCGGCCTGGTCGGGGCGGTGGACGCGCTGGCCGCGGCCGGCTACCGATTCCCTCGCGTCGCCGGGGCGAGCGCGGGCGCGATCGTCGCGTCGCTGGTGGCCGCCCTGCAGGCGGCGGGCGAACCACTCGCCAGGCTCGCCGAGATCATGCGTTCGCTCGACTACCGAAAGTTTCTGGACCGCAACCTGATCGGGCATGTGCCGCTGATCGGTGGGGGGCTGTCACTGCTGGTCTCGGATGGGGTCTACCGCGGCGCCTATCTCGAACACCTGCTGGCCGGCTTGCTGGCCGATCTGGGTGTGCGGACCTTCGGCGACCTGCGCACCGGTGAAGAACCTGAACAATTTGCGTGGTCGCTGGTCGTCACCGCCAGCGATCTGTCCCGGCGCCGGCTGGTGCGCATCCCATGGGACCTGGACTTGTATGGAATCGACCCGAACGACTTCTCCGTGGCACGCGCCGTGCACGCCTCGGCGGCGATTCCCTACGTGTTCGAACCGGTTCGAGTGGCCGGCGCAACCTGGGTGGATGGCGGGTTGTTGTCGAGCTTTCCGGTGGAGCTGTTCGACCGGGCTCAGCCGCGGTGGCCGACGTTCGGGATCCGGCTATCAGCGCGCCCGGGCATTGCGCCCACCCATCCGGTGCACGGGCCGGTGTCGTTGGGTATCGCCGCGATAGAGACCCTGGTGAGCAATCAGGACAACGCCTACATCGACGATCCGTGCACGGTGCGACGCACCATCTTCGTGCCCGCCGACGAGGTGAGCCCAATCGACTTCGACATCACCGCCGCGCAGCGCGACGCTCTCTACCAGCGCGGATTGGTCGCGGGCCAGGAGTTCTTGAAGACGTGGAACTATGCCGACTATTTGGCGGCCTGCGGCGGGCCGGTCGCACAGGATTAA
- a CDS encoding ABC transporter ATP-binding protein has product MASVSWEQATRHFPGAERPALDGLDLSVGDGEFVVLVGPSGCGKTTSLRMVAGLETLDAGCVRIGERDVTHVDPKDRDVAMVFQNYALYPHMTVAQNMGFALKVAKTNKAEITDRVLAAAKLLDLEPYLDRKPKDLSGGQRQRVAMGRAIVRRPHVFLMDEPLSNLDAKLRVQTRNQIAALQRRLQTTTVYVTHDQVEAMTMGDRVAVLRDGVLQQFAAPRELYRNPANVFVAGFIGSPAMNLFTLPIVDSAVSLGDWPIPLPREIANSASEIVVGVRPEHFELGGLGVEMEVDVVEELGADAYLYGRITYSAKAIDQDVVARADGRNPPQKGSRVRLHPEPGHVHFFATDGRRIS; this is encoded by the coding sequence GTGGCGTCAGTGAGTTGGGAGCAGGCGACGCGGCACTTCCCGGGCGCGGAACGCCCGGCCCTGGACGGCCTCGACCTGTCGGTCGGCGACGGCGAGTTCGTCGTCCTGGTCGGGCCGTCGGGATGCGGCAAGACGACCTCGTTGCGGATGGTCGCTGGACTGGAAACGCTGGACGCCGGATGCGTCCGCATCGGTGAGCGCGACGTGACCCATGTCGATCCCAAGGATCGCGACGTGGCGATGGTGTTCCAGAACTACGCGCTGTACCCGCATATGACGGTCGCGCAGAACATGGGTTTCGCGTTGAAGGTCGCGAAAACGAACAAGGCAGAGATCACCGACCGGGTGCTCGCCGCGGCGAAACTGCTTGATCTGGAACCATATCTGGATCGCAAACCCAAGGACCTCTCCGGCGGGCAACGCCAGCGCGTGGCGATGGGACGCGCGATCGTGCGGCGCCCGCACGTCTTCCTGATGGACGAGCCGCTGTCTAATCTCGACGCCAAACTCCGGGTGCAAACCCGCAATCAGATCGCCGCGCTGCAGCGGCGGCTTCAGACCACGACCGTTTACGTCACCCACGACCAGGTCGAGGCCATGACGATGGGGGACCGCGTGGCGGTGCTGCGCGACGGTGTGCTGCAGCAATTCGCGGCGCCACGCGAGCTCTACCGCAACCCCGCCAACGTGTTCGTGGCCGGATTCATCGGGTCGCCGGCAATGAACCTGTTTACTCTGCCCATCGTCGATTCCGCTGTGTCGCTGGGGGATTGGCCGATCCCATTGCCGCGTGAGATCGCCAACAGTGCGAGTGAGATCGTGGTCGGCGTCCGGCCCGAGCACTTCGAGCTGGGCGGCCTCGGTGTCGAGATGGAGGTCGACGTCGTCGAGGAGCTCGGTGCCGACGCCTACCTGTATGGCCGAATCACCTACTCCGCGAAGGCAATCGACCAAGACGTCGTCGCTCGCGCCGATGGGCGCAATCCGCCCCAAAAGGGCAGCCGGGTGCGGTTGCATCCGGAACCCGGACATGTGCACTTCTTCGCGACCGACGGGCGCCGGATCTCATGA
- a CDS encoding carbohydrate ABC transporter permease, with translation MALAEGVFKRSALRAVVVYTLLITIAWCWLFPVAWAVSGSLKREGEISEPKLLPSHPRWSNYAEVFNVMPFWRMFFNTVLYAGCVTAGQVFFCSLAGYAFARLQFRGRDTLFVLYLGTLMVPLTVTVIPQFILMRTAGWVDTPWAMIVPGLFGSAFGTYLMRQFFQTLPADLEEAAILDGCTPWQIYWRILLPHARPAVMVLAVLTWVNVWNDFLWPLLMIQRDSLATLTLGLVRLRGEYVARWPIIMAASVIIMVPLVIIYAVAQRSFVRGIAVTGLGG, from the coding sequence GTGGCCTTAGCTGAGGGGGTGTTCAAGCGCAGCGCTTTACGCGCCGTGGTGGTCTACACACTGCTGATCACCATCGCCTGGTGCTGGCTTTTCCCGGTCGCCTGGGCGGTGTCGGGTTCGCTGAAGCGGGAGGGTGAGATCAGCGAGCCGAAGCTGCTGCCGTCCCATCCGCGGTGGTCGAACTACGCCGAGGTGTTCAATGTGATGCCTTTCTGGCGAATGTTTTTCAATACCGTGTTGTACGCCGGATGCGTGACCGCGGGGCAGGTTTTCTTCTGCTCGCTGGCCGGATATGCCTTCGCGCGACTGCAATTCCGGGGCCGTGACACGTTGTTCGTGTTGTACCTGGGGACGCTGATGGTACCGCTGACCGTGACGGTGATTCCGCAGTTCATCCTGATGCGGACCGCGGGATGGGTCGACACGCCCTGGGCGATGATCGTGCCTGGCCTGTTCGGCAGCGCGTTCGGCACCTACCTGATGCGGCAGTTCTTCCAAACGCTGCCCGCCGATCTCGAGGAAGCCGCGATACTCGACGGTTGTACGCCGTGGCAGATCTACTGGAGGATTCTGTTGCCCCATGCCAGGCCCGCCGTGATGGTGCTTGCCGTGCTCACCTGGGTCAACGTCTGGAACGACTTTTTGTGGCCACTGTTGATGATTCAGCGCGACAGCCTGGCCACGCTGACGCTCGGCCTGGTGCGGCTGCGCGGAGAGTACGTTGCCCGCTGGCCGATCATCATGGCGGCCTCGGTCATCATCATGGTGCCGCTGGTGATCATCTATGCGGTCGCACAGCGTTCCTTCGTGCGCGGCATCGCGGTGACCGGACTTGGTGGGTGA
- a CDS encoding carbohydrate ABC transporter permease, with product MFVAPNLAAVAVFMLFPLGFSLYMSFQRWDVFRPPKFVGLKNFEDLFTSDPLFLIAIRNTIVFTLGTVIPTVVISLIVAAVLNRKAKGIAIVRTIVFMPLAISSVVLAVVWQFVFNTDNGLLNIMLGWVGLGPVPWLVDPNWAMASLCVVAVWRSVPFATIILLAAMQGVPQTVYEAAKIDGAGEIRQFWSITVPLIRGSVSFVVVISIIHAFQAFDMIYVLNGSNGGPETSTYVLGIMLFQHAFSFLEFGYASALAWVMFAILLVLTFVQLRLTHRRSWEASRGLS from the coding sequence ATGTTCGTGGCACCGAACCTGGCCGCGGTCGCGGTGTTCATGCTCTTTCCGCTCGGGTTCTCGCTTTACATGAGTTTCCAGCGATGGGACGTGTTCAGGCCGCCAAAGTTCGTGGGCCTCAAGAACTTCGAAGACCTTTTCACGTCAGACCCGCTGTTCCTCATCGCGATCCGCAACACCATCGTCTTCACCCTAGGAACGGTCATACCCACCGTCGTCATCAGTCTCATCGTGGCGGCCGTGCTGAACCGGAAAGCCAAGGGCATCGCCATCGTTCGGACAATCGTCTTCATGCCCCTGGCGATCTCGTCGGTGGTGCTGGCGGTCGTCTGGCAGTTCGTCTTCAACACCGACAACGGTCTGCTCAACATCATGCTTGGCTGGGTGGGACTCGGTCCGGTTCCGTGGCTTGTCGACCCCAATTGGGCGATGGCCTCGCTCTGCGTGGTCGCCGTGTGGCGCAGTGTGCCGTTCGCGACCATCATCCTGCTCGCGGCAATGCAAGGAGTGCCGCAAACCGTCTACGAGGCAGCCAAAATCGACGGGGCGGGCGAGATACGGCAGTTCTGGTCGATCACGGTCCCGCTGATCCGGGGCTCGGTGTCCTTCGTCGTCGTCATTTCAATCATCCACGCGTTCCAGGCGTTTGACATGATCTACGTTCTCAATGGTTCGAATGGCGGCCCGGAGACATCGACCTACGTGCTGGGCATCATGCTGTTCCAGCATGCCTTCTCCTTCCTGGAATTCGGGTACGCGTCAGCGCTGGCCTGGGTGATGTTCGCGATTTTGCTCGTATTGACCTTCGTACAGTTGCGGCTGACGCATCGGCGATCGTGGGAGGCTTCGCGTGGCCTTAGCTGA
- a CDS encoding ABC transporter substrate-binding protein, translating into MLDKPFGRRSLVRGAGALTAAAVAPWASGCASDDDALTFFFAANPDEAAARLRVVAEFERRHPDIKVRAVRSGPGVMQQLSTFCAGGKCPDVLQTWELSYAELAARGVLLDLNDRLGRDQAFAAQFKADSVGPLYDTFTFNDQQSAFPEQWSGNFLFYNRRLFADAGVAAPPTSWGKTWTFAEFLDTAQALTKCDGSGRVTQWGFVNTFVSYYSAGLFAMNNGVPWSTPIRNPTHFNFDNPAFMEAVQFYADLANKHKVAPNASEVQSMSTSDLFAAGKAAMALGGHWRYQTFIRAEGLDFDVAPLPVGPSLPSGQSACSNIGTTGLSISASSRHQDQAWQFVQFACGPVGQAIIAQSCLFVPVLRSVLGSDGFAQAHQRIRNLAVLTEGPSYSKGLPVTPVWEKVVALMDRNMGPVLRGSRPATSLSGLSVAVDEVLRNP; encoded by the coding sequence ATGCTCGATAAGCCGTTCGGACGGCGCAGCTTGGTGCGGGGCGCTGGCGCGCTTACGGCCGCGGCCGTGGCGCCGTGGGCCAGCGGATGTGCTTCCGACGACGACGCGTTGACGTTCTTCTTCGCCGCCAACCCGGACGAGGCCGCCGCCCGCCTGCGTGTCGTCGCTGAGTTCGAGCGCCGCCACCCCGACATCAAGGTTCGGGCCGTGCGGTCCGGGCCCGGAGTGATGCAGCAGTTGTCCACGTTCTGCGCCGGAGGCAAATGCCCGGACGTGCTGCAGACGTGGGAGTTGAGCTATGCCGAACTGGCCGCCCGGGGGGTGTTGCTGGACTTGAACGACCGGTTGGGGCGCGATCAAGCCTTCGCCGCCCAGTTCAAGGCGGACAGCGTTGGGCCGCTGTATGACACCTTCACGTTCAATGATCAGCAATCGGCTTTTCCGGAGCAGTGGTCGGGAAACTTCTTGTTTTACAACAGGCGGCTGTTCGCCGACGCCGGCGTGGCGGCCCCGCCGACGTCGTGGGGCAAGACGTGGACGTTCGCCGAATTCCTCGACACGGCCCAGGCGTTGACCAAGTGTGATGGATCGGGACGAGTCACGCAGTGGGGCTTCGTCAACACCTTCGTCTCGTATTACTCGGCTGGACTGTTCGCGATGAACAATGGCGTACCGTGGTCGACGCCGATTCGCAATCCGACCCATTTCAATTTCGACAACCCGGCGTTCATGGAGGCCGTGCAGTTCTACGCCGACCTCGCCAACAAACACAAGGTGGCACCCAATGCCTCCGAGGTGCAATCGATGTCGACTTCAGATCTGTTCGCCGCGGGCAAGGCGGCCATGGCGCTGGGCGGCCACTGGCGGTACCAGACCTTTATTCGCGCCGAGGGATTGGATTTCGACGTCGCGCCCCTGCCGGTGGGCCCATCGTTGCCCAGCGGACAGAGCGCCTGCTCCAACATCGGCACCACCGGGCTGTCTATCTCGGCGAGTAGCCGACATCAGGACCAGGCATGGCAATTCGTCCAATTCGCCTGCGGTCCCGTGGGTCAAGCGATCATCGCGCAATCCTGCCTCTTCGTGCCGGTGTTGCGATCCGTGCTCGGCTCGGACGGCTTCGCCCAGGCCCACCAGAGGATTCGCAACCTCGCGGTGCTCACCGAAGGACCCTCTTATTCCAAAGGCCTGCCTGTCACCCCGGTTTGGGAAAAGGTCGTTGCGCTGATGGATCGCAACATGGGGCCCGTCTTGCGTGGCTCGCGCCCCGCGACATCGCTGAGCGGGTTGTCGGTCGCAGTTGACGAGGTGCTGCGCAACCCATGA
- a CDS encoding sigma-70 family RNA polymerase sigma factor, protein MNATENLVNLADLAQRFDADRQHLRAVAFRLLGSTADADDAVQSAWLKASRADGIGDVGNLTGWFTTITAHEAFDQLRARKRRAEQPVADAHEFDRLAATTSASADEDALLADSVGTAMLVVLDRLSPAQRVAFVLHDLFAVPFETIGDVLDRSPTAAKKLASRARSRLHGGSPAQPRHLAGHLEIVEAFLTASRGGDIATLLELLAPDVVRRVDRVLVPDDVAVELRGARQVAEETRRFAQRARAGVVMLIDGAPGIVIASRGRAQILLRLGIGADNRIHTIDITADGGSPRPAVFALPQWPSQTYPSPIRYQGHGTRPAGASATGRERKHDAR, encoded by the coding sequence ATGAACGCAACCGAAAATCTGGTGAACCTCGCCGATCTGGCGCAGCGGTTCGACGCCGATCGTCAGCACTTGCGGGCGGTGGCGTTCCGGCTGCTCGGCTCGACCGCGGATGCCGACGACGCGGTACAGTCCGCGTGGCTGAAGGCCAGCCGGGCTGACGGCATCGGCGACGTCGGCAACCTGACCGGGTGGTTCACCACGATTACCGCGCACGAGGCATTCGACCAGCTGCGCGCGCGAAAGCGCCGCGCCGAGCAGCCGGTGGCCGACGCGCATGAATTCGACCGGCTGGCAGCTACCACGTCGGCGTCGGCGGACGAGGACGCGCTGCTGGCCGACTCGGTCGGCACCGCGATGCTGGTGGTGCTGGATCGCCTCTCGCCCGCGCAGCGCGTCGCGTTCGTCCTGCACGACCTGTTCGCGGTGCCGTTCGAGACGATCGGTGACGTGCTGGACCGGTCACCGACTGCCGCGAAGAAGCTGGCGAGTCGGGCCCGCTCGCGACTGCACGGTGGCTCGCCCGCCCAACCGCGCCACCTGGCCGGGCACCTCGAGATCGTCGAAGCGTTTCTGACCGCATCTCGCGGCGGTGATATCGCCACTTTGCTCGAGTTGCTGGCGCCCGATGTGGTGCGCAGGGTCGATCGCGTGTTGGTTCCCGATGACGTCGCCGTCGAGCTGCGCGGGGCCCGCCAGGTCGCCGAGGAGACGCGTCGATTCGCGCAGCGTGCGCGAGCCGGCGTGGTGATGCTGATCGACGGGGCTCCGGGCATCGTGATCGCGTCGCGCGGGCGAGCGCAGATCCTGTTGCGGCTCGGCATCGGCGCCGACAATCGCATTCACACCATCGACATCACCGCCGACGGCGGCAGTCCGCGCCCGGCCGTGTTCGCGCTCCCGCAGTGGCCGTCTCAGACATATCCCAGCCCCATCCGGTACCAAGGACATGGGACACGGCCGGCGGGGGCGTCGGCGACGGGGCGAGAACGGAAGCACGATGCTCGATAA
- a CDS encoding DoxX family protein, whose amino-acid sequence MHLAYLVITLITVIATGAIAVADLIPAKFVLANSAEVGVPRSWIPALALTKLAGAVGLVAGLVGLPALGIAAAAGLVLFFVGAVLTHIRAHVWYNIAFPGAFLCLSAASLALLVSERY is encoded by the coding sequence ATGCACCTCGCATACCTGGTGATCACCCTGATCACCGTGATCGCCACCGGCGCGATCGCCGTCGCCGACCTCATCCCCGCGAAATTCGTGTTGGCAAACTCGGCCGAGGTCGGCGTGCCCCGTTCGTGGATACCGGCGTTGGCGTTGACGAAGCTGGCCGGGGCCGTGGGACTGGTCGCCGGGCTAGTGGGTCTGCCGGCGTTGGGCATCGCGGCCGCGGCCGGCCTGGTCCTGTTCTTTGTCGGGGCGGTGCTGACTCACATCAGGGCACACGTCTGGTACAACATCGCCTTTCCGGGCGCGTTCCTGTGCCTGTCCGCAGCGTCGCTGGCGCTGCTGGTGAGTGAGCGCTACTAG
- a CDS encoding ketosteroid isomerase family protein codes for MVVPLDRESLLAAVERSPRAAAAHDRAGWVGLFTEDGRIEDPVGSRPHRGRVQIGNFYDTFIGPRAIKFHRDLDIVFGTVVLRDLELEVSMGTAVTMYIPAFLRYDLREANGQWQIAHLRAYWELPAMMLQFLRTGSQAVSPAMALSRDLLNNQGLPGTAGFMTGFRRPGARHKRLVQTFLGAVSRGDTLAAAHALSPAAAITLGENDPLDIAEFAAELSQANWSKMIGAGSTITVSVNSAHGRGIIFADLGRRGKAIDHIRYFPA; via the coding sequence ATGGTGGTGCCACTGGATCGAGAGTCCCTGTTGGCTGCGGTGGAGCGCTCGCCTCGGGCGGCCGCCGCGCACGACCGCGCCGGTTGGGTGGGGTTGTTCACCGAGGACGGCCGCATCGAAGACCCGGTCGGCTCGCGACCGCACCGGGGCCGGGTCCAGATCGGGAACTTCTACGACACCTTCATCGGCCCGCGTGCGATCAAGTTCCATCGCGATCTCGACATCGTCTTCGGCACGGTCGTGCTGCGCGACCTCGAGCTCGAGGTGTCGATGGGTACGGCCGTCACGATGTACATACCCGCGTTCCTGCGTTACGACCTGCGAGAAGCGAACGGCCAGTGGCAGATTGCTCATCTGCGGGCGTACTGGGAGCTACCGGCGATGATGCTGCAGTTCCTGCGGACCGGATCGCAAGCGGTCTCGCCCGCAATGGCACTGTCGCGAGATCTACTGAACAACCAAGGGCTGCCTGGAACTGCGGGCTTCATGACCGGCTTTCGCCGGCCGGGTGCCCGGCACAAGAGGCTGGTGCAGACATTCCTCGGCGCTGTTTCGCGCGGCGATACGTTAGCTGCAGCTCACGCGCTATCGCCTGCTGCCGCAATCACTTTAGGTGAGAATGACCCGCTCGACATCGCCGAATTCGCAGCGGAACTCTCGCAGGCGAACTGGAGCAAGATGATCGGTGCGGGGTCCACGATCACCGTCTCGGTCAATTCGGCTCACGGGCGCGGCATCATCTTCGCCGACCTGGGCCGACGGGGCAAGGCGATCGATCACATCCGCTATTTTCCGGCCTGA
- the pncA gene encoding pyrazinamidase PncA encodes MRALIIVDVQNDFCAGGSLPVSGGAELAGAINDYLARAPGYQHVVATQDFHIDPGAHFSDHPDYSSSWPPHCVAGSPGVEFPPDLDTRSIEAVFRKGARAAAYSGFDGAEENGTSLLDWLRQRGVDEVDIVGIATDHCVRRTAEDAARNGLRTRVLLDLTAAVSPSSASQALVEMRSAGIELIEGV; translated from the coding sequence GTGCGAGCGTTGATCATCGTCGACGTGCAAAACGACTTTTGCGCAGGAGGCTCGCTGCCCGTTAGCGGCGGCGCCGAACTGGCCGGCGCCATCAACGACTATCTGGCCCGCGCGCCCGGCTACCAACACGTTGTGGCCACCCAGGATTTCCATATCGACCCGGGCGCCCACTTCTCCGACCACCCCGACTATTCGTCGTCCTGGCCGCCGCACTGCGTTGCCGGAAGTCCGGGAGTGGAATTTCCTCCCGACCTCGACACCCGGTCGATCGAGGCGGTATTTCGCAAGGGCGCCCGCGCGGCGGCCTACAGCGGCTTCGACGGTGCCGAGGAGAACGGGACGTCGCTACTCGATTGGTTGCGGCAGCGCGGCGTCGACGAGGTCGACATCGTCGGCATTGCCACCGATCACTGCGTCCGGCGAACCGCCGAGGACGCGGCGCGCAACGGTTTGCGCACCCGGGTGCTGCTCGACCTGACCGCGGCGGTGTCGCCGAGTTCGGCCTCACAAGCTCTGGTCGAGATGCGAAGTGCCGGAATCGAATTGATCGAGGGCGTCTGA